AATGGTTCGATAATCGCGATCCCAAGTTGCCCGAAATCCAGGAGCTACTTAATCTGGGGGTATTTTTACCGATCGGTCCGGATGCGGAACAAAGGATGGTGGTGGTCATCCGAACAGCGGCACACGATCCCAAACTTCATACCCAGAACAATGTCTTTAAGGTGAGTCAGGGAAATACATGCCTATACAGTTTGCATAACTGAAAACaagtattataataatattattttcatttgtgatATATTTCTGACCTTTGTCTCGCAGACCAGCAAAATGATATTGGATTTGCTGCTTAAGCTCGAACCCGAGACTTGTACCCGCGGAATGGTGGCAATCCTTGACATGCAGGGCGTCCAGCTGGGCCATGCCCTCCAAATGAATCCCAAGCTTATCAAGCGGTCCGTGGAAAGCTGGACTGCCTATCCATGTCAGCCCAAGCTACTGGAGTTCACCAACGCCCCACGCCATGTTAACTTCTTTTTGAATACCTTTAGGTGGGTGATGTATTATATCTAAactaaaataactataatatAATACCCTTTTAGAATATTTATGACGCCCAAGATAAAGTCCAGACTTTTCGTACGACGGGAGGGAACCTCTGTGATCTGCGATCATTTGCCCAAAGATCTGGGTGGACAAGGACTCAGCTATAAGGAACTTGGTCTCAAGTGGAAACAGCTGGTGGAGGAGAATGCCGATTTTTATGTCGAGCAAGACAAATACAAAAGCAAGCTCAAGTGATTGGGGTTAGTGTGGCGACAGTGATAAGAGGGCGATTAGCCGAATGCTAAAGATTAATCGCTAAACATTTACAATGCGCAAATGCACAGAGGCGCATATCAGTAGTCATATTTTATGGAAGGGTGCTAGAAGTACTCCCGAATTCCCCACTAAACTGCAATTATATTATAAGGCATTGCGTTATACCTCTTTAAAAGGTGTATTTTCATCATGGTAATAAAtgtagttgttttttttttggttgcaAATAAAGTGTCAATGCACGATAAACCTAAAAGAGAGCTGActttattcataatattctCTTTATTAGTATAAAACGTATCAAAAATGTTTATCAAGTCTACAATTATTATCAGTTATTGGGTGCTGTCGACCGTCGCCTCACATTGCTGGGGTTCGCATTACAAAATCGCTTGATCCGCTGGACGACTCCGAGCTAAATAGCGATAGTTTAATAGTAATAAATACATACAATACATACAGAAAGAAAAACGATAAACAAGGAAACACGCAAAGTTTGTGAACGTAATATTGGATGTTTCTCGAAAGCGGGATGTGTTAGTGGTAGAAGGcgtgctgttgctgctgatgcttTTTGTTTTCTCCTTTacatatacataaatatgATTTATACTCCTTAAAGTTTACGATTcacatataaaaatatagttGTTGCTCTGGATCAGCAATTAGTCCGCTATAGTTTGGCgcactttttttgttttgttttagtGGGAGGCACCCCAAGAAGCAATGAACGAAACTTTAAAGGATTGGCGGTAACTAACTAAAGCGTAATACACAAGTCTGCCAGAGCGCTCCCATCACAAGTCCAACTGCAAGCCCAGGCCAACGCCACCACCGCCGGAATCCCTGGAATTCCCGGCTGCCTGCAGTGATTCCTATATTTGCCGCTCGTCCTTTGCCGTCAGCTTGTCGATGAGCTCCTGCAGCGGGGCCAGCTCGCGCCGCTCGATCAGATTGAACTCCTGCACGAAGAAAATGAAGTGCTTGAAGGACGTGTTCAGATGGGCCTCCTCGCCCAGCGTCACCACCTCTGTGAAGTGCTGGTGATAAATGTGCGCATACACGCGGAACAGACGCTTCAGTATGGTCTTGGCGGAGGAGTGAAAGTTCTTTGGAAACGGCACGCCGATCTTGGAGGGAAACAGGGTCTCGTCGTCCAGCTGGTCCTGCACCCAGGTCATTAGATAGTCAATGTACTTGGGGGCGCTGCATTTGATGGGCTTCTTCACGGTCAAACCGTCGGCCCAGTGGTATTCGTATTTCGGGCCAGCCGACATGATGCCACAGGTATCCTCGGTGCAAAACTCGGTGATGGTGCCGTACAACATGTTGATCTGGTTAAAGAAGTCCACGGCTGCGGGGGATTGAGCATTTAGATTGGATCTTTGGAAAGCTATTCAATACTATACTCACTGTTAACCGCCACCCACTCGTTGAGATCCTCGCCATCCGGCAGGGCCACTGCATTGCGCAGGTTTCCCGATCCCAGTGTGGCTGCCGCATGCTTCATGAGATCATACTGGTGGGTGCCCTCCGGGATGTTCTTCTTGGGCTTGAAGGTCTTGCTGGAACGGGAACCGCTGTGGAAAGAGAGGGGCAATAAGTCGCGACACCAGCAACCCTAAACAGTAGTACAGTAGAACTTCTATAACCTGAACACAGAGTTGGTTTTAAGCTGGAACTAAAGCTTTCGATGAAATTAAATCTAATTTCTTTAAACGGCCAAAGCAACATTACAAAGTTTAGGATGGGTAAGTTATTGAAAAAATATCTTAGAAATTTTAGAGGTGGGCTGGATTTTGgatgaaaataatttaagttACACCTCCataacttaaaataaattatctgTTTTCCTGATTTTTAAGCTTATATACGGTTTTTAAAATCTATTAGGAATGGATTAGGATTCTGGGAAAATGAGAAGTGATTTTGGTTGAAATCAAGAATACCCCCGATTGAGTTAGGGAAGTTGCACTGTGCAGGAGTTGGGGATATCACCCCGAAAAGGGGAAACAAAGCCGGAAGGTCGGAAATGGGGGTGGGGTTATCCGAGCTTTCTTTGTGCTCCCAGGGACCGTAGTTGACGCACTCTGTTGCTCCTTTTTCCCCCGAGAACTTACAACAAGAAGTCCATGGCATGCAGTTGATTTGCTCTGCCTTTCACTGGGCCTCCTATGGAATTTTCCTATGCGCTGACTTTTCCGGCGAGTGTCACACCGCTTTCCCGGCTCTCCTGTGACGTGTCTGCAGCTTTATTCGGCCGATTTCCACACACTTATCGTCGAATAATGATCAACAAAAGTGGCTGGAATCCGCAGCAGGTTTCTTTCTCTGGACGACTGGGAAATGGAGGTGGAAACGATGGTATCTGGCCCCCAGTTTGTCGGTCTGGTCTGTAAGCTGTGTAATGCCGGAGCCCAACAGCTGATGCGAGCGGTTCCAGGAAGAGTGTAGAGCCCACTTTGGGTTTCTGTTGTTTATAAACGCAAAAattgttataaataaaaataaaattgcttTCACACACAGAGACAGTGGCTGAAGGTGCGAGAGGGACAACGCGACAGGTTATCAACGTGGCCAGCCTGTTGAAATAATTGCGTACGGTactctggtattttttctggtatgcGTTTGACATTCCCCAACAGCCGTGCTATGGTCACACTTTGAAGTTAGCACGTGGAAAAAACAACTGTGGAAGCATCGTGGGTGGATAAAACTGCGTAATTCTATATAAAAACGGCACTTATTCGGCATCAATatggtaaatatttaatctccACACACATATCTTTAATTGCTCCTTGTAATGCCGGTGGGGAATAAATGTTTTCCGACGAAAACTAACCTAAACTGGCGGAGCACCCCAAACACATGTGCTTGCCACCGCACCAAACTGATCAATTTTCATTTCCCCCACTCCAGTCGAAACTGTATGTGCTGTACGAGCACGCGGCGGGCTTCTCGCTCTTCTCCGTGAAGGAGTTCGAGGAGGTGTCCATGTTCCTGCCCCAAGTGGAGTCCTCGGTGACGGACCTAGCCAAGTTCAACTCCATTGTGAAGCTGGCTGGATTTGCACCCTTCAAGACGGCCATTGCCGCTCTGGAGAACATCAATGCCATTTCCGAGGGCATCGTGCCGCAGGATCTGCTCACCTTCCTGGACGACTTCTTCGCCAAGCTTAAGAAGAAGCAGTGCACCCTGGGCATTGCAGATGCCAAGCTGGGAGCAGCCATCACCGAAGCCGTTGGCGTGCAGTGCAGTCACTTCGGAGTGGTTCCCGAGATCCTGCGCGGCGTGCGATTCCATTTCGCCAAGCTTGTCAAGGGTAAGATGGTTTTTCTGCCGGCAAAAGCATCTATCTAATCACAAACTCCTTGTTCTCTCTAGGATTCACCGACAAGTCAGCGGGCGTTGCTCAGCTTGGTCTGGGCCACAGCTACTCGCGTGCCAAGGTCAAGTTCAATGTCCATCGTTCCGACAACATGATCATCCAGTCGATTGCCCTGCTGGATCAGCTGGATAAGGACGTGAACACCTTCTCTATGCGGATACGCGAGTGGTACTCGTACCACTTCCCAGAACTGGTCAAGATCGTTCCCGACAACTACATGTTCGCCAAGTCGGCCAAGTTCATCAAGGATCGCAAGAACCTCACGCAAGATCAGCTGGAGGATCTTGAGAAGATCGTTATGGACTCTGCCAAGGCTCAGGCCATCATCGATGCCGCTAAGATGTCCATGGGCATGGACATCTCCATTGTGGATCTGATGAACATTGAGCTGTTCGCCGAGCGCGTTGTGAAGCTATCCGAGTACCGGAAGAAGCTGTCTACCTACTTGCACAACAAGATGAACCTGGTGGCGCCCAATCTGCAGTCTTTGATTGGCGACCAGGTCGGTGCCCGCCTGATTTCGCATGCCGGCAGCTTGACCAATCTGGCCAAGTACCCCGCATCGACAGTACAAATCCTGGGAGCCGAGAAGGCGCTCTTCCGGGCTCTGAAGACCCGATCTAATACGCCTAAATATGGTCTTATCTATCACTCCTCGTTCATCGGCCGTGCTGGCCTGAAGAACAAAGGTCGCATTTCCCGCTTTCTGGCCAACAAGTGTTCCATTGCGTCGCGTATCGATTGCTTCCTGGAGCAGCCGACTAGCGTGTTTGGCGACACTCTAAAGCAGCAGGTCGAAGATCGCCTTAAGTTCTACGAGTCTGGCGATGTGCCGCGCAAGAACATCGAGGTGATGAAGGAGGCCATCGAGGCAGCCGGCCAGGAGGCGGCAGCCACTCCTCAGTCTGAGAAAAAGAAgaacaagaagaagaagcgcTCAGCGGAGGATGAGGGCGAAGCCAATGGCGCCAGCAACGGAAACGGAGCAGCAGCCGAGGCAGAGAATGGCAATGGAAACGATGATGGAGAGcccaagaagaagaagaaaaagaagaACAAAAATAAGGAAGCCGTGGTGGCGTAATAGTCTCCATTACATTCAGCTTAGTGTTAGTTCGAACCATAACCTTTTACTTTACTTGCTTCTTTTGTATTTTCTTTGACCCTAATGGATCccaattcaattttaataaacatacatatactTTGGAGGGTATCCCCCTGAACTTGGtttgctttttgtttgtgtatacattattattaaacatttaattGAGTAAATCAATCATTAACTGGCTTttctgatttaaaaaaacacttTCCAAATTATtggtttcattttttttatatttcgtATTTGTTTTACATTCAATTTATATACAGACACATCGTAACGTTAACTATTGCTAAAATTGTTTGATTTCATTATTTGTAGTATTTTGTTTAACAATTTCAATGATGGATCGCTCAGCCGTCCGTCCGCGCGTTGTGCTAACAAATCCGTTCAGTACAACCATTATTCAACTACTCTGTATTGCATTTGATGACGACATTCAAATTCCGAGTGGACAATCAGGACGGATGTGGAATTCATGGGTGTGATCCGAAAACTGCATCGGGGGAAACTTGTTTAACAATAAATTTAGCAACAAATTGCACGCTTCGCAAACTTTGTACAGCAAGGGGGAAGGAAAACGTAAATAATATATAGAACTGACAAGGTAAGCGACCGTGGAAATGTGAATGTGAGAGTGGAAATTTTCGGGGAGTAGTTCAAGGCTGGGGTGGGTTGAATTAGTCTAAACAATATCATTGAAACAAGTCGAATGCCGACGAGCcgttattgttattattgctgtgattctgctgctgctggaacGCTCCAAAGTTGGCAAATGCTGATTGGTTTTGTGGAATGCTCTGCTGAGGCGCCGGAGCCCCAAATATATTGGGGCTGGTCATGGGCGACAGTCCGGAAAAGCCGCCACCCGTCTGCACATTCAGTGGGGCCTTGGCCGGACTGTGGGTCTTCAGGGCGTTCATCGAGGGAGCAGGGGCACTCGACTTGCCCGACTTGCTCATCAGCAGGTTGTCCAGGTCGATGTTCATCTTGCCGCCCTTCAGGTCGCCCGACCAGGTGGCACCCACATTGGTGGGCTGGACACTTGAAGTGGCGATGAGTGCGCCGCCGTTggtattattgttattattggtCACCGACATGGGCTGGAGCAGATTATTGCCCGAGACGGCGGCGATGGGAGGCAGCATATTGtctgaaaaacaaaaacaaaaacagtaaTAATGTTATTCGGATTTCCACTTTCGGTTTTGTTTTCACAAAAAGCTGTTTTCAATGTGTGGCTTCGATAGAATTGCAAATGCGGCTACTTGGTGATCGGCTAATGAGGTGGTCACTACTCGGAAGCGTTTGCGCAGCAAATCAAGTGCAATTACATAGTCAAAGAATAGATTGGTATCTGTTATATGGCTTTTGCGCTTATGGCTGTTTTATTGGGGTTGGTTTACCTAATGAGTCCGCGGCTGCGGTGGCCGCACAATGCCCGGAATATTGAGAAATGCTTTTCAATTCACCATAATtaagtacatatatatttgagaaataaaaTTGGATCCGATGTGAGTGTGGTTTGCAATACAAATATGCAGTaagagaaaacaaataaacaaaagaaagTAGTTTAAATGAAGTTAATCCGTATAGGTATACCTGCAATACAATGGCTTGGATAGcgagaaataaataaacaataatttcTCAAACTATAATCTTATTTCTAGCAATTACATCTCCCTTTGGAGTCTATCATATAAAAATGGTTTTATAATATTGATGAAATATTTAAGGACACAGTGTTCAATGTTGGTGTGTTGGGGATGGGTTACAAATTGTCTTAGATTATTTTAATGGATTTATGTAtaaagtataaaaattaaagaggTGTTCTTATATTCCTTAACTTCAGTTAAGCTGTTAGTGTATGCAAGTACTTCAATCTGTAAACGTTTAAGATTAATAATCTAAATATTtgacaatatttatttaataacggATAAGGATTATGTATTTGgcataccctttctaaagtaACGATATTCTAGGAATCTATAAGTTTTCAATAGTTTaataaaaagtattattaaaagGCTAAGCTAGGCAGCCTGTTCCATGGCGGCTGAATCGAAGAGCTTGTAGCAGGTGTCCAGAATGCTTTGGGCCAGATCCCGACACTCCTCTGACGTCTCCCCGCCTACGAGGGGCGATCTTATAAAGTCCTCCAGCCAGCGCTGCAGCTCGTTTAGTGACTCGGCAAAGTGCTGGGCCAGCACATGGCTGGGTGTGGTGACTAGGGCGATCCCAATCAGCTGCAGAGTGGCCGCTCGGACACGAGCCTCGGCATTAAAACGCACAAAGGCGCATAAATCGAAGATCTCGCGTGTCATCGCCGGCAAAAGTGGACAGTTCTGGGAGCACATGACCAGCACCGAGAGGGTGTGAAGCAGGTTCACAAGCAATTGGGTGTCGATGTCGTGTGATATGTTCTCGTACTTGACGAAAAGCATCTGCCGAGTCCTCTGACCTCTAACCAAACTGAAGAAAAAGGTACCGGCCACCGGGTGGAAGGGGTTGGCTCTTTCCATTCGATCCCCAGACTTTGGCTTGCTGAAATACCGCTTGGTCTTGGCCCTTAGCCGTTCGCGAATAATCCTTTGGGCAGCGGCTAAACGCGCGGCAGGattctcctcctcctgctgGAGCTCAAACTTTCGCGGCAGCTTGGCTGCTGGTGGCACAATATCCAGGATTTCATTCTCTTCTTGTTTGCTCTCATCGCCAGAAAGCTCTTTGGCAGCTGCTGCCAGCACCTGAAGGATCAAAATACGCACGCTGGCCGCATAGGAAGTGTTATCCGTGTGAAACTGGCGGCACAAGTACTCGGCACACGGACCAGGGTGAGCCACGCAAATGGCCACACAACACTTAAATTGTGTTCGCTCAAAGTGCTCGTAATAGAACTGCATTTCCATGACAAGGAAAACCTGGAGCAGATCCAAAGCCAACTGGGTATCATGCCTGGCCAGCTGGCCACGGATGAGCTGCTCCGCTGTGCCCATGGCCCCTTCAAACACCTGATAATTCTCCACTTTAGTTCGGAGCAAGTGCAATAGGTCCATTACGAATTTTGGGCGCTCCTCAATGGTGCTTGTTGTATCATTGGACATGTCATAGGGCTTCAAATCATCGTCGTCTTCATCCAGTGGCTCATCGTCATCCGAGTCCAACTGCATCTTAACATTCTCCGATCTTGCAGCTGGCTTCGCTTTGGTTTCGATATTCTGGTGATTAttctgctcctgctcctcagAACTACCCATAAAATCCTTGAGATGTGACTCCAATTGTTTCAGCTGATCCTCACTAGGCTTCTCATCTAGCTTGGACTTGCTCGGGCATTCAAACTGTGCCAAGTCATCAAACTCCTCAAGGATGTGCCATTGCAATGTATCCATTAATGTCTCGTAATCAAAGCGTAGACGATCTTCCTCCTTAGTATCGGGCAAAGCCATAAAATTGAAGATAAGCTCCACTGTCTTCATACCCACATGGCGCTGCAGTGAATCTGGGGACTGCAAATGGTTACTGAGGCCATCGTGCAGCTGACGCTTGGTGTCCAAATCCATTTCTAGACTCCGGAAAAGGCATTTTCCTGCTAGCACAAGCAATTTGGATATAGCCAAGTGCTCCTGGCTGCTCAGCTTATGCAAAGAGATGCGCTTGGACCAGATTCCCAGCAACTGATTAAAAAGCACCTGCAGATGTGCAGGAGACACGACATTAAGATACGTCGCCAATGCTTTAAGCTGTTTGTTCTCCACGGGCGTCCTTTGGAGTGGCAACTTCTGCAGCAGGCAATGCTTCCAGTGCGGAGCTTCCAAGGCAGCAGGACCAATAAGAACGTACAGATTCAGTTCAGCAGAAAGTGCCGATTGAGCTGTCTTCAGGCAAGCAGCGGGATCCAGTTCCCACATTATGGTGCGCACAACTTTTCTTCCTTTGGGAGCCACCGCGTAGTCCTTGAGCACTCGAAGGAAACCCTCCAAAGTTGGACCATCGTAAATTAGGTTAACAAGCTGTGACAGAAGCCAGGAGTATGGTTCCAAATCAAAGTATTCGATCCCATTTTCACACTGTAGTACAAAGTACAAGGACTTCAGCCACTGGCGCAGTAGGAGCTGCTGATAAGAAACGGGGGCAAACATTTCCGGCAGCTTACGACCTAGACGGTTGGCCACCTGGGCTGGCAGGGCGATAAGCAGTTGAAAGAACGCCTTTACTTGGGCATCAAGCTCCTCCACGCGCCTTTCCGGCATTACTTTGATAGTCCGGGCATACCGCTGCATCAAGGACCCTCTTTGGCGGGAAATCTGTAGTAGAGTGATGGAAACCAGGCCCTCATCCTTTAACATGTCTTCCAGTAGAGCCGTAATTGTTCCGGGAAACTGATCCAATCTTCCTTGAAGCGTCTCAAAGGCAACCCGTACATAATCAAAGCTGTGGTCGAGTTTAAAAAGGTTTAGGACATCCACATCCCGCGAGGGTTCCGGCCAATCCTGACTGAATAGCTCTACCAATTGGCTAAGCAAAGCGGCGTACTCTCCATTGACCAGCGAACTCCAGTCGCAGGACTGTCGATCAAGACCCACCAACTGCTCTGGGGTGGCAAAGCCGGGCAGTGCGTTTGAGTTGTGCAACTCCCTCAGAACGGCTGCCACTTGGGCGACAGCTGAAGCGCTCTGGACTTTCTTCAGGTCACGTAGCTGTTTCTGCGCCCTGGCCAAAGCCAGATGCACTGCCtctggcggcggcggcggagaAGGCGACGACATCGAATCATTACCGGATGCCAACTGCTCTTCGACAGCTGCGAGAGAGAATAAGAAGAGAACGAGTGCATCCGATTGGAATATGTTGCCGTTTATGTGTGGGAGGATGTGAAAGTGTATCTTTGTGTGGGGCTGGGGAGCTCGAGGTAGAGATAATGGCTCTAGTCAAGCTCGGGGGTCGCGCCTTCATGCAGCAATTCCTAAATACGTCATGAAGTGACTAAAGCCAAGACAATTACTCTAATCCTAATCCTAATTCAAAGTTAAGACTAAGTTAGACTACGAGAACTGAGTTGCAACTCACCCATGGGCATGCTTTGGTGAATGGACAGATCGCCCAGGCCCGCCAGGAGATCTGTGGCCGTTGTGGCCTCTGCCGACGACGCGGGAGCAGCACTAAACAGGTCAAAAGAATCGTTCGCCGGGGTGGCCGTCTTCAGCAGATTCCCGTCCAGGGCAGAGGTCGACGTCGTCGATCCTTGGAATGCAGCAAAGTCCGCGAACTCATCGTTGGCAGCCGGAATCAGGCCCGTTGAAGGTGGCTCGCTAATTGCCGATCCTTCTGAGGGGCCACCGAAAGCAGCAGCAAAGTCGCCGAATTCCTGTTGGCTAGCATCGCTGGCCCGCGGGTTAaagtcatcatcatcgtccaCGATCACGGCGGCACTGTTCAGCGTCTTCTCCTGCGCTGGAGGTGGCGAGCAGGTCTTGAACAGATCGTCCAGCAGATCGTTGTTATTGCTTTGCGTATTATTGTTAGCCTTGGAGGTGGACGGTGACGGCGAGCCGCCGCCCATTAGATCCACACTGGTGGGAGTGTCGCGGTGAGTGGGCGAGTGAATGCCAGCAGCACCGCCAGGTGCTGGCTTCCCAAAGTTGGCCGCCGCACCTAGGTCGATTTTCTTCTGGGATAGCGCCGGCTTGGCGGATACCGTTGAAGTGGGCTGCTTGGAAACCGGAGAACTGACTGTCTTCGAGCGAATGTTCATGTTCAGGCTGGAGGGCTTGGCCTCGCTAGCCACCTCGGCGGGACTTGCGCGGTCATTGTAGCGATAGTTACGTCTGTGGAACcaataaaactttaattagaAAGTCTGGGTAACAGATAGCAAGCACTAACCTTGGACTGGGTGAGTCGCTGTCGGATCCCTCGCGTTCTCCATCGTAGTGAGTATCATCATCCTCATACCGATCCTTATCGGCGTTCTTGTCG
This region of Drosophila subpulchrella strain 33 F10 #4 breed RU33 unplaced genomic scaffold, RU_Dsub_v1.1 Primary Assembly Seq354, whole genome shotgun sequence genomic DNA includes:
- the LOC119560975 gene encoding retinol-binding protein pinta: MWSRSSSCKRQVATNDGDPERVLAQVQELSDWLLDNPQINGCNTFENLHFFLRTSKFDVERTKKKLKNFYQMRAERTEWFDNRDPKLPEIQELLNLGVFLPIGPDAEQRMVVVIRTAAHDPKLHTQNNVFKTSKMILDLLLKLEPETCTRGMVAILDMQGVQLGHALQMNPKLIKRSVESWTAYPCQPKLLEFTNAPRHVNFFLNTFRIFMTPKIKSRLFVRREGTSVICDHLPKDLGGQGLSYKELGLKWKQLVEENADFYVEQDKYKSKLK
- the LOC119560977 gene encoding MOB kinase activator-like 1, giving the protein MDFLFGSRSSKTFKPKKNIPEGTHQYDLMKHAAATLGSGNLRNAVALPDGEDLNEWVAVNTVDFFNQINMLYGTITEFCTEDTCGIMSAGPKYEYHWADGLTVKKPIKCSAPKYIDYLMTWVQDQLDDETLFPSKIGVPFPKNFHSSAKTILKRLFRVYAHIYHQHFTEVVTLGEEAHLNTSFKHFIFFVQEFNLIERRELAPLQELIDKLTAKDERQI
- the LOC119560974 gene encoding nucleolar protein 56, coding for MSKLYVLYEHAAGFSLFSVKEFEEVSMFLPQVESSVTDLAKFNSIVKLAGFAPFKTAIAALENINAISEGIVPQDLLTFLDDFFAKLKKKQCTLGIADAKLGAAITEAVGVQCSHFGVVPEILRGVRFHFAKLVKGFTDKSAGVAQLGLGHSYSRAKVKFNVHRSDNMIIQSIALLDQLDKDVNTFSMRIREWYSYHFPELVKIVPDNYMFAKSAKFIKDRKNLTQDQLEDLEKIVMDSAKAQAIIDAAKMSMGMDISIVDLMNIELFAERVVKLSEYRKKLSTYLHNKMNLVAPNLQSLIGDQVGARLISHAGSLTNLAKYPASTVQILGAEKALFRALKTRSNTPKYGLIYHSSFIGRAGLKNKGRISRFLANKCSIASRIDCFLEQPTSVFGDTLKQQVEDRLKFYESGDVPRKNIEVMKEAIEAAGQEAAATPQSEKKKNKKKKRSAEDEGEANGASNGNGAAAEAENGNGNDDGEPKKKKKKKNKNKEAVVA
- the LOC119560973 gene encoding clathrin interactor 1 isoform X2; this translates as MVDKFISMWKVRELADKVTNVVMNYTETEGKVREATNDDPWGPTGPLMQELAYATFSYETFPEVMSMLWKRMLQDNKTNWRRTYKSLLLLNYLVRNGSERVVTSSREHIYDLRSLENYTFTDEGGKDQGINVRHKVRELIDFIQDDDRLREERKKAKKNKDKYIGMSSDAMGMRSGGYSGYSGGSGGGGGGYNDSDYRSSRGDNWYSDKNADKDRYEDDDTHYDGEREGSDSDSPSPRRNYRYNDRASPAEVASEAKPSSLNMNIRSKTVSSPVSKQPTSTVSAKPALSQKKIDLGAAANFGKPAPGGAAGIHSPTHRDTPTSVDLMGGGSPSPSTSKANNNTQSNNNDLLDDLFKTCSPPPAQEKTLNSAAVIVDDDDDFNPRASDASQQEFGDFAAAFGGPSEGSAISEPPSTGLIPAANDEFADFAAFQGSTTSTSALDGNLLKTATPANDSFDLFSAAPASSAEATTATDLLAGLGDLSIHQSMPMDNMLPPIAAVSGNNLLQPMSVTNNNNNTNGGALIATSSVQPTNVGATWSGDLKGGKMNIDLDNLLMSKSGKSSAPAPSMNALKTHSPAKAPLNVQTGGGFSGLSPMTSPNIFGAPAPQQSIPQNQSAFANFGAFQQQQNHSNNNNNGSSAFDLFQ
- the LOC119560973 gene encoding clathrin interactor 1 isoform X3, which produces MVDKFISMWKVRELADKVTNVVMNYTETEGKVREATNDDPWGPTGPLMQELAYATFSYETFPEVMSMLWKRMLQDNKTNWRRTYKSLLLLNYLVRNGSERVVTSSREHIYDLRSLENYTFTDEGGKDQGINVRHKVRELIDFIQDDDRLREERKKAKKNKDKYIGMSSDAMGMRSGGYSGYSGGSGGGGGGYNDSDYRSSRGDNWYSDKNADKDRYEDDDTHYDGEREGSDSDSPSPRRNYRYNDRASPAEVASEAKPSSLNMNIRSKTVSSPVSKQPTSTVSAKPALSQKKIDLGAAANFGKPAPGGAAGIHSPTHRDTPTSVDLMGGGSPSPSTSKANNNTQSNNNDLLDDLFKTCSPPPAQEKTLNSAAVIVDDDDDFNPRASDASQQEFGDFAAAFGGPSEGSAISEPPSTGLIPAANDEFADFAAFQGSTTSTSALDGNLLKTATPANDSFDLFSAAPASSAEATTATDLLAGLGDLSIHQSMPMAFLNIPGIVRPPQPRTH
- the LOC119560973 gene encoding telomere length regulation protein TEL2 homolog isoform X1, with protein sequence MVDKFISMWKVRELADKVTNVVMNYTETEGKVREATNDDPWGPTGPLMQELAYATFSYETFPEVMSMLWKRMLQDNKTNWRRTYKSLLLLNYLVRNGSERVVTSSREHIYDLRSLENYTFTDEGGKDQGINVRHKVRELIDFIQDDDRLREERKKAKKNKDKYIGMSSDAMGMRSGGYSGYSGGSGGGGGGYNDSDYRSSRGDNWYSDKNADKDRYEDDDTHYDGEREGSDSDSPSPRRNYRYNDRASPAEVASEAKPSSLNMNIRSKTVSSPVSKQPTSTVSAKPALSQKKIDLGAAANFGKPAPGGAAGIHSPTHRDTPTSVDLMGGGSPSPSTSKANNNTQSNNNDLLDDLFKTCSPPPAQEKTLNSAAVIVDDDDDFNPRASDASQQEFGDFAAAFGGPSEGSAISEPPSTGLIPAANDEFADFAAFQGSTTSTSALDGNLLKTATPANDSFDLFSAAPASSAEATTATDLLAGLGDLSIHQSMPMAVEEQLASGNDSMSSPSPPPPPEAVHLALARAQKQLRDLKKVQSASAVAQVAAVLRELHNSNALPGFATPEQLVGLDRQSCDWSSLVNGEYAALLSQLVELFSQDWPEPSRDVDVLNLFKLDHSFDYVRVAFETLQGRLDQFPGTITALLEDMLKDEGLVSITLLQISRQRGSLMQRYARTIKVMPERRVEELDAQVKAFFQLLIALPAQVANRLGRKLPEMFAPVSYQQLLLRQWLKSLYFVLQCENGIEYFDLEPYSWLLSQLVNLIYDGPTLEGFLRVLKDYAVAPKGRKVVRTIMWELDPAACLKTAQSALSAELNLYVLIGPAALEAPHWKHCLLQKLPLQRTPVENKQLKALATYLNVVSPAHLQVLFNQLLGIWSKRISLHKLSSQEHLAISKLLVLAGKCLFRSLEMDLDTKRQLHDGLSNHLQSPDSLQRHVGMKTVELIFNFMALPDTKEEDRLRFDYETLMDTLQWHILEEFDDLAQFECPSKSKLDEKPSEDQLKQLESHLKDFMGSSEEQEQNNHQNIETKAKPAARSENVKMQLDSDDDEPLDEDDDDLKPYDMSNDTTSTIEERPKFVMDLLHLLRTKVENYQVFEGAMGTAEQLIRGQLARHDTQLALDLLQVFLVMEMQFYYEHFERTQFKCCVAICVAHPGPCAEYLCRQFHTDNTSYAASVRILILQVLAAAAKELSGDESKQEENEILDIVPPAAKLPRKFELQQEEENPAARLAAAQRIIRERLRAKTKRYFSKPKSGDRMERANPFHPVAGTFFFSLVRGQRTRQMLFVKYENISHDIDTQLLVNLLHTLSVLVMCSQNCPLLPAMTREIFDLCAFVRFNAEARVRAATLQLIGIALVTTPSHVLAQHFAESLNELQRWLEDFIRSPLVGGETSEECRDLAQSILDTCYKLFDSAAMEQAA